A genomic region of Acidobacteriota bacterium contains the following coding sequences:
- a CDS encoding DUF721 domain-containing protein: MEQLFGAIPAVFTDIPHDTIADEAIVFAAWSRCAGEMLRARTVPLSFEKKRLIIAVEDQTWQRHLEDLSSTMLAKINSSLGYGTVIFIEFRIDKKALEAKHAAEKAVIKRVPPVSKDLKNAANAIADEVFRRKLPRRGKCLSRPATNRSISNLRFQISNIRFDI; the protein is encoded by the coding sequence ATGGAACAGCTTTTTGGTGCAATTCCGGCGGTTTTTACCGATATTCCGCACGATACGATAGCAGATGAAGCGATCGTATTTGCCGCCTGGTCGCGATGCGCCGGAGAAATGCTTCGAGCGAGAACAGTGCCGCTCTCATTTGAAAAGAAACGCCTGATCATCGCCGTCGAAGACCAGACCTGGCAGCGGCATCTCGAAGATCTGAGCTCGACTATGCTCGCCAAGATCAATTCGTCACTCGGCTATGGAACGGTGATTTTCATTGAGTTTCGTATAGATAAAAAGGCGCTCGAAGCAAAACACGCGGCTGAAAAAGCAGTGATCAAAAGGGTCCCGCCGGTATCGAAAGATCTGAAGAACGCTGCGAATGCGATCGCCGACGAAGTATTCAGGAGAAAACTTCCTCGCCGCGGCAAGTGTTTATCTCGACCGGCAACGAACCGATCGATCTCAAATTTGAGATTTCAGATTTCAAATATTAGGTTTGATATCTAA
- a CDS encoding citrate synthase (catalyzes the formation of citrate from acetyl-CoA and oxaloacetate), with protein MSTGTETTAAAAAGLRGVVAAQSAIGDVNGEQGILIYQGYDIHDLAEHSTFEEVVYLLWHGRLPNAAELAELNAEIRANYEVPAEIITLMKQFPKTADPMDVLRTSVSSLDFFDPNGHGTDRENATKAAIKLTAQIGTIAAAWDRIRNGKEVVAPDHTLSIAANFMYMLRGERADADEERMFDVCLILHADHELNASTFTTRVVSGTLAGMYGAVTAGIAALAGPLHGGANTNVMKMLIEIGSLEAVDGWLEKALEEKRKIMGIGHAVYKTEDPRATWLRKYSRHMGEKKGELKWFEMSQRIEQLMLEKKGMHPNVDFYSASTYYLMGIALDMYTPIFAVSRISGWTGHILEQYSHNKLIRPRAEYIGARDLKYVPIGER; from the coding sequence ATGAGTACAGGAACAGAAACTACAGCAGCCGCAGCAGCAGGATTAAGAGGCGTGGTCGCCGCACAAAGTGCGATCGGCGATGTTAATGGCGAGCAGGGAATTTTGATCTATCAGGGCTACGATATCCACGATCTGGCCGAGCATTCGACATTTGAAGAGGTCGTTTATCTTCTCTGGCATGGCCGGTTGCCGAACGCAGCAGAACTTGCTGAACTTAATGCTGAGATCCGTGCGAACTACGAAGTGCCGGCCGAGATCATCACTCTGATGAAGCAGTTCCCGAAGACGGCCGATCCGATGGACGTGCTGCGGACATCGGTCTCGTCGCTCGACTTTTTCGATCCCAACGGACACGGCACCGATCGCGAGAACGCGACCAAAGCCGCGATCAAGCTGACCGCTCAGATCGGAACGATCGCCGCAGCCTGGGATCGCATCCGCAACGGCAAAGAGGTCGTCGCCCCGGACCACACATTGAGCATTGCGGCAAACTTTATGTACATGCTTCGCGGCGAGCGTGCAGATGCCGACGAAGAAAGGATGTTTGACGTCTGCCTGATCCTGCATGCCGATCACGAACTGAACGCCTCGACATTTACGACGCGTGTCGTCTCGGGAACGCTTGCCGGAATGTACGGTGCGGTGACGGCCGGCATCGCGGCTCTCGCCGGCCCGCTCCACGGTGGTGCCAACACCAACGTGATGAAGATGCTCATCGAGATCGGCAGTCTCGAGGCCGTCGACGGCTGGCTCGAAAAGGCCCTTGAAGAAAAACGCAAGATCATGGGCATCGGCCACGCGGTCTATAAGACGGAAGACCCTCGTGCTACCTGGCTACGTAAATATTCGCGTCACATGGGCGAAAAGAAAGGCGAGTTGAAATGGTTTGAGATGTCGCAGCGTATCGAGCAGTTGATGCTCGAAAAGAAGGGAATGCATCCGAACGTTGATTTCTACTCGGCATCAACGTATTACCTGATGGGGATCGCTCTCGACATGTACACACCGATCTTCGCCGTCAGCCGCATCTCAGGCTGGACCGGCCATATTCTCGAGCAGTACAGCCACAATAAACTCATCCGTCCGCGAGCTGAATACATCGGTGCCCGCGACCTGAAATACGTCCCGATCGGGGAACGGTAA
- the gatC gene encoding Asp-tRNA(Asn)/Glu-tRNA(Gln) amidotransferase subunit GatC: MDVRQVAKLAHLEITDAEVAMYTPQMVNIVKYIEQLNELDTDNVEPMLGGLTDEGKATQTIREDIAGNSLGQKAALDQAPSPVAGHFQVPKVL, translated from the coding sequence ATGGACGTACGACAAGTAGCAAAACTGGCGCATCTTGAGATAACCGATGCCGAGGTCGCGATGTACACGCCGCAGATGGTTAACATCGTAAAATATATCGAGCAGCTCAACGAACTCGACACCGACAACGTCGAACCGATGCTCGGCGGGCTGACCGACGAAGGCAAGGCAACGCAGACGATCCGCGAAGACATCGCCGGCAATTCGCTCGGCCAAAAGGCGGCATTGGATCAGGCTCCGTCGCCGGTCGCCGGACATTTTCAGGTGCCAAAGGTGTTATGA
- a CDS encoding bifunctional diguanylate cyclase/phosphodiesterase: MDRKDKYINLFTAILLPLALFALGWAFAGNPIARIDAGVITLTVLTIFCSCFLRIQLPRINIHLTISDALVIIAMIKYGGEIALLIAMLDSAIASLNLRRRASRSETRTIAINTMVAAVGVLITSQIVLFIFGPTDVILERHELTGFVWLLVVMALSLFVVNSVAASVFSAIKEERSFLDVWTKNCVDALVMYLSGAFMEGLILKALEQVNIFLFAAVVVFFGIMYLTFRHFVNDVRKTSEYAKKSERERAEQAEKHVRELEHYVEELERSSSALQESHENFRHAAYHDALTGLPNRNFFIDKLKDLLVQSRENSEVNFAVLLLDLNRFKTINDSLGHSIGDRLIKNVAKRLTNMVREEDMVGRFSGDKFGIILTDLLMKDEATAFSERLAKRIAEPYTLDGRQVFTNVKIGIAFGNSKYAEAEDILRDADIAMYYAKDHNENHVIFDQKMHIRAVTRLQLETDLRFAIERKEFELYYQPIIGLETASLVGFEALVRWNHPQRGLVPPNEFIPISESTGLIIPMTIQILHSACNQVVAWQKERQGETPLSVAVNLSGKHFAHPDLVQQIQDVLDQTGIAPSSLKLELTESAIMENAETAILMLKQIKETGVQISIDDFGTGYSSLSYLQRFPIDLLKVDRSFVSAMEGNTENGEIVRTVIALAKALNLKVVAEGIESIHQYHQLRILGCEYGQGYLFSKPLKVEDINRLLEDKTRWQNILPPAPGMIPQNPNISHLRLAQ; the protein is encoded by the coding sequence ATGGATAGAAAAGACAAATATATTAATCTCTTCACGGCTATACTCTTGCCGCTCGCGCTATTTGCTCTCGGGTGGGCGTTCGCCGGAAATCCGATCGCGCGTATCGATGCCGGTGTTATTACGCTAACCGTTCTTACGATCTTTTGCAGCTGCTTTTTGCGAATACAATTGCCGCGCATCAACATTCACCTGACGATCTCGGACGCTTTGGTCATTATCGCGATGATCAAATATGGCGGCGAGATCGCCTTGCTCATCGCCATGCTCGACAGTGCTATCGCATCGTTAAATCTACGCCGCAGGGCGTCGCGATCAGAAACGCGAACGATCGCGATCAACACAATGGTCGCGGCGGTCGGTGTATTAATTACCTCGCAGATCGTATTATTCATTTTCGGCCCGACCGATGTGATTCTCGAACGCCATGAGTTGACGGGATTCGTCTGGCTGCTTGTCGTAATGGCGTTGTCTTTGTTTGTTGTCAATTCGGTCGCTGCGTCGGTTTTTTCGGCGATTAAAGAAGAACGCTCGTTCCTGGACGTTTGGACCAAAAACTGTGTCGACGCACTCGTAATGTATTTGAGCGGGGCGTTCATGGAGGGGCTGATACTCAAGGCTCTCGAACAAGTCAATATATTTCTATTTGCAGCTGTCGTAGTATTTTTTGGGATAATGTATCTGACGTTCCGACATTTCGTAAATGACGTGCGGAAAACGTCGGAATATGCGAAAAAATCCGAGCGTGAACGAGCTGAACAGGCCGAAAAACACGTTCGCGAACTCGAGCACTATGTTGAAGAGTTAGAACGCAGCAGTTCGGCACTGCAGGAAAGCCACGAGAATTTTCGTCACGCCGCCTATCACGACGCTTTGACGGGACTTCCGAATCGCAACTTTTTCATCGACAAGCTCAAGGACCTGTTGGTCCAAAGCCGCGAAAACAGCGAGGTCAATTTCGCGGTTCTGCTGCTCGATCTTAATCGATTTAAGACGATCAACGACAGTCTCGGCCACTCGATCGGAGACCGTTTGATCAAGAACGTCGCCAAACGACTGACAAACATGGTTCGCGAAGAGGACATGGTCGGCCGGTTCAGCGGCGACAAATTTGGCATTATCCTGACCGATCTGCTGATGAAGGACGAAGCTACGGCGTTCTCAGAACGACTTGCCAAGCGCATTGCCGAGCCGTACACGCTCGACGGACGTCAGGTCTTTACCAACGTCAAGATCGGCATCGCGTTCGGCAATTCGAAATACGCCGAGGCCGAAGACATCCTTCGCGACGCCGATATCGCGATGTATTACGCCAAGGACCACAACGAAAACCACGTCATCTTTGACCAAAAGATGCACATCCGTGCAGTCACGCGTCTGCAATTGGAGACCGATCTGCGGTTTGCGATCGAGCGTAAGGAATTTGAACTATATTATCAGCCGATCATCGGGCTCGAAACTGCATCGCTCGTCGGCTTCGAGGCCCTCGTCCGCTGGAATCATCCGCAGCGCGGCCTCGTGCCGCCCAATGAATTCATCCCGATCTCGGAGAGCACCGGACTGATCATTCCGATGACGATCCAGATCCTTCACTCGGCATGCAATCAGGTGGTCGCGTGGCAGAAAGAACGTCAGGGCGAAACACCGCTAAGCGTGGCGGTCAACCTCTCGGGCAAACACTTTGCCCATCCCGATCTTGTCCAGCAAATACAGGACGTCCTCGACCAGACAGGCATCGCCCCGTCTTCGTTGAAATTAGAGCTGACCGAAAGTGCGATCATGGAAAACGCCGAGACCGCCATCCTGATGCTCAAACAGATCAAGGAAACCGGCGTGCAAATCAGCATCGACGATTTCGGAACGGGCTATTCGAGCCTCAGCTATCTACAACGCTTCCCGATCGATCTGCTAAAGGTCGACCGTTCGTTCGTCAGTGCGATGGAGGGCAATACTGAGAACGGCGAGATCGTCCGCACCGTCATCGCCCTCGCCAAGGCCCTCAACCTCAAGGTCGTCGCCGAAGGCATCGAGAGCATTCACCAATATCACCAGCTCCGCATCCTCGGCTGCGAATACGGCCAGGGCTACCTCTTCTCAAAACCCTTAAAGGTCGAAGACATCAACCGTCTCCTCGAAGACAAAACCCGCTGGCAAAACATCCTGCCCCCGGCACCAGGCATGATCCCCCAAAACCCGAACATCTCGCACCTCAGACTAGCGCAATAG
- the gatA gene encoding Asp-tRNA(Asn)/Glu-tRNA(Gln) amidotransferase subunit GatA, with amino-acid sequence MTIVSNIEKTIEAAERLNPELNSFLSIERDASLKRAAELDAEPGERLLEGVAIAVKDNICTKGMRTSCGSQILHNYKAQYDATAISRLNDAGAIIVGKTNMDEFAMGSSNESSAFGAAKNPWDVTRVPGGSSGGSAVAVASGVVRAALGSETGGSVRQPASLCGIVGFKPTYGRISRYGLVAFASSLDNIGIFGQTTKDVSDVLSVIAGRDEHDATSADVPVPNYSDALNESLEGKVIGIPRALFGEGIDDEVRDSVLASIANFESLGATTVDVELPYAKYGIAVYYIIATAEASSNLARFDGVRYGFRAEEAHELRQMYFKTREQGFGAEVKRRIMLGTYVLSSGYYDAYYSKAQKVRNLVKQDYVKAFASCDAILTPTSPDVAFKIGERSDDPIAMYLSDIYTVSANLAGVPAISVPCGISGEGLPIGVQLVGNFWSEPTLFNLTHQYETAFPLGAKPPVYAGIE; translated from the coding sequence ATGACCATAGTTTCAAACATCGAAAAGACTATAGAAGCGGCAGAGAGATTGAATCCGGAGCTGAACTCGTTCCTGTCGATCGAGCGTGACGCGTCGCTCAAGCGTGCTGCCGAACTGGATGCCGAGCCGGGCGAACGGCTGCTCGAGGGCGTGGCAATTGCGGTCAAGGACAACATTTGTACCAAGGGAATGCGGACCTCGTGCGGGTCGCAGATATTGCATAATTACAAAGCGCAATACGATGCGACGGCGATCTCTCGATTAAACGACGCGGGTGCGATCATTGTTGGCAAGACGAATATGGATGAGTTCGCGATGGGCTCTTCTAATGAATCTTCGGCTTTCGGTGCGGCGAAAAATCCGTGGGATGTAACGCGTGTTCCGGGTGGAAGCTCGGGCGGATCGGCGGTTGCGGTCGCATCGGGAGTCGTTCGTGCGGCGTTGGGATCTGAGACCGGCGGCAGCGTTCGTCAGCCGGCCTCGCTGTGCGGGATCGTCGGGTTCAAGCCGACCTATGGACGCATTTCGCGTTACGGGTTGGTGGCGTTTGCTTCTTCGTTGGACAACATTGGTATCTTTGGACAGACGACGAAGGACGTATCCGACGTGCTTAGTGTTATTGCCGGGCGTGACGAACACGACGCGACATCTGCGGACGTTCCCGTGCCAAACTATTCCGACGCATTGAACGAAAGCCTCGAAGGAAAAGTGATCGGCATTCCGCGTGCGTTGTTTGGCGAAGGCATCGACGACGAAGTTCGCGACAGTGTGCTGGCGTCGATCGCAAATTTCGAGTCGCTCGGCGCGACCACGGTCGATGTTGAGCTGCCTTACGCAAAATACGGCATCGCTGTGTATTACATCATCGCGACCGCCGAGGCTTCGTCCAATCTGGCTCGGTTTGACGGCGTTCGATACGGCTTTCGTGCCGAGGAAGCTCACGAATTGCGGCAAATGTATTTCAAGACGCGCGAGCAAGGGTTCGGGGCGGAGGTCAAACGCCGGATCATGCTCGGGACATACGTGCTGTCGAGCGGTTATTACGATGCTTACTACTCGAAAGCGCAAAAGGTACGCAATCTCGTCAAACAGGATTACGTCAAAGCATTCGCGAGCTGCGACGCTATCCTGACGCCGACCTCGCCTGATGTTGCATTCAAGATCGGTGAACGAAGCGATGATCCGATCGCGATGTATCTGAGCGATATTTACACGGTCTCGGCCAATCTCGCGGGCGTTCCGGCGATCAGCGTTCCGTGCGGGATCTCCGGCGAAGGCCTCCCGATCGGCGTTCAGCTAGTCGGCAACTTCTGGTCCGAGCCCACGCTCTTCAACCTGACACACCAATACGAGACCGCATTCCCGCTCGGCGCTAAACCGCCCGTGTATGCCGGCATCGAATAG
- a CDS encoding S8 family serine peptidase, with protein sequence MKLKDLTKMLTAVIIQSIVFSTIAFGQVAAVNTPSGETAASTVPAAKYLIEVSASATDTDSNSQASKRIVDIFAARTGKSAVLIDEYGYARDGVLQAVAQRLNGVGKRVFRVDWNALYSNSPDQAALASEIDRFAAFTASSDSVLYIDDLAGFSTATPMFGMQAAKSLGSAVTSGKLRVLTASSESEYLATTADAKLRTKFERVDAIDSSDGFVGDKLSPDLRELVAGADQDRTVKVILQSDDIDNPQLQAVLNRNGVVIADRIESLNMLVIELPVRVAEEVAAVQSAKHLSLDKQVQLLGHIETTTGVSLVRTQTQTVLNALGVAVNSTYQLDGTGIGVAVVDSGVYEGHRSFYDNVNLLGGDRVTKHMDFTVSSGSNSSTSRDPFGHGSHVAGLIAGGKGQSGELTQYRSMAPNAKIINVRVLGSNGTGTSAGLLQGLDWIYTNRAANNIKVVNMSLGTPAVETWRNDPLCRAVRKLVDAGIVVVAAAGNNGKKCRRAETVRSDPQSGQRPVGHHRWCDQYLWYRFTQRRWHRDIQFAWANTFVLYGCSGQ encoded by the coding sequence ATGAAACTTAAAGATCTGACCAAGATGTTGACCGCCGTGATCATCCAATCGATCGTATTCAGTACGATCGCTTTTGGACAGGTTGCGGCCGTCAACACGCCATCAGGCGAAACTGCCGCATCGACAGTGCCTGCTGCAAAATATCTGATCGAGGTTAGTGCTTCCGCCACTGATACCGACAGCAATTCACAGGCGTCCAAACGCATCGTGGATATTTTTGCGGCACGTACAGGTAAGAGTGCAGTTTTGATCGATGAATATGGATATGCACGCGACGGCGTGCTGCAGGCTGTCGCGCAGCGGTTGAACGGCGTCGGCAAGAGAGTATTTCGGGTCGATTGGAACGCGCTATATTCCAATTCGCCTGACCAAGCGGCTCTTGCTTCTGAGATCGACCGCTTCGCGGCATTCACAGCATCGTCCGATTCGGTTCTTTATATAGACGATCTTGCCGGATTTTCTACGGCGACACCGATGTTCGGAATGCAGGCTGCAAAGAGTCTCGGTTCGGCAGTTACGAGCGGAAAACTCCGTGTACTGACCGCATCGAGCGAGTCCGAATATCTCGCGACCACTGCGGACGCAAAGCTTCGCACGAAATTTGAAAGAGTAGATGCCATTGATTCGTCCGACGGATTCGTAGGCGACAAACTTTCACCAGATCTGAGGGAATTAGTAGCTGGCGCCGACCAGGATAGGACCGTTAAGGTTATTCTACAGTCGGATGATATAGACAATCCGCAGCTGCAAGCGGTGCTCAACCGCAATGGTGTGGTCATCGCGGACCGTATCGAATCGCTCAACATGCTGGTTATCGAACTGCCCGTTCGTGTAGCCGAAGAAGTTGCTGCGGTTCAGAGTGCCAAACACCTTTCGCTGGACAAGCAGGTACAACTTCTCGGCCATATAGAGACGACCACTGGGGTCTCGCTTGTCCGGACACAGACGCAGACCGTTTTGAATGCTCTGGGTGTGGCAGTCAACAGTACCTATCAACTCGATGGCACAGGCATTGGCGTCGCTGTTGTTGACTCGGGCGTGTATGAAGGTCACCGTTCATTCTACGATAATGTAAACCTGCTCGGCGGCGACCGTGTCACCAAGCACATGGATTTCACGGTCAGCAGCGGTAGCAATTCGTCGACGAGCCGCGACCCGTTCGGTCACGGTTCACATGTTGCCGGCCTGATCGCAGGCGGCAAGGGACAGAGCGGCGAACTGACGCAGTACCGCAGCATGGCACCGAATGCCAAGATCATCAACGTCCGCGTGCTTGGCAGCAACGGAACTGGTACCTCCGCCGGACTTTTGCAGGGACTCGATTGGATCTACACCAACCGTGCGGCCAACAACATCAAGGTCGTCAACATGAGCCTTGGTACGCCGGCCGTCGAAACATGGCGGAACGATCCGCTTTGCCGTGCAGTACGGAAACTGGTCGACGCCGGGATCGTAGTTGTCGCCGCCGCCGGGAACAACGGCAAAAAATGCCGCCGGGCAGAAACAGTACGGAGCGATCCACAGTCCGGGCAACGACCCGTCGGTCATCACCGTTGGTGCGACCAATACCTTTGGTACAGATTCACGCAGCGACGATGGCATCGCGACATTCAGTTCGCGTGGGCCAACACGTTCGTTCTATACGGATGCTCAGGGCAATAA
- a CDS encoding S9 family peptidase: MIKGLLCIASLFIIIVIGNITIVAQAMKPPIAKKVPKVLKIHGYEITDNYAWMRDRNKEKDPAIIEYLTAENNYTESFMGNHQPLVDTLYKEMLGRIKQTDLSVPTKIGDWWYFNKTEEGKQYATYLRSKTRDGANPETLLDVNEMAKGFKFFSIGAFEVSDDGNVLAYSTDTTGYRQYTLQFKDLRTGKTMPEKIERVTSTEWSADGKYFFYGQEDAVSKRSDKIYRHTVGTTDADTLIYEEKDVLFNSGIGRSRDKKMMFIQSGAATMTEYRYLPAETPLGEWKILSPRRPDHEYSADYDMGEFYIVTNKDAENFKVMRAPAADPSEANWKDFIAHDPAVKIEGISFFKDYAVVSELENGLEYLKVMDRKTRRANMRIPTPESVYAMGLTNNPEYDTPYVRYNYSSMITPNSTFEFDLKTRQSELVKQQEIPSGHNKDNYETTRVWAIARDGVKVPVSIVMKKGTKLDGKSPMLLYAYGSYGASMTPNFSTARLSLVDRGMIYAIAHIRGGSELGEKWRQDGRMFKKMNTFHDFIDSAKWLIANKYTSSDRLVIQGGSAGGLLMGVVVNQSPETFKAAIAQVPFVDVMNTMLDDSLPLTTGEWIEWGNPNEKKAWDYMVTYSPYDNVKKQAYPNMLIEISLNDSQVPYWEGAKWAAKLRDMKTDKNVILLKTNMGAGHGGASGRYDRLKEVAFDYAYALTQVGITK; the protein is encoded by the coding sequence ATGATCAAAGGATTGTTGTGTATCGCGTCTCTGTTTATCATTATTGTTATCGGCAACATCACCATCGTTGCTCAAGCTATGAAACCACCCATTGCAAAGAAAGTACCCAAAGTATTGAAGATCCACGGTTATGAGATCACGGATAACTACGCCTGGATGCGCGACCGCAACAAGGAGAAGGATCCCGCGATCATCGAATATCTGACGGCGGAGAACAATTACACCGAGTCATTTATGGGCAATCACCAGCCGCTGGTCGATACGCTCTACAAGGAAATGCTCGGCCGCATCAAACAGACCGACCTCAGCGTGCCGACGAAGATCGGTGACTGGTGGTATTTCAACAAGACCGAGGAAGGCAAGCAATACGCGACCTACCTGCGAAGCAAGACCCGTGACGGTGCGAATCCTGAAACGCTGCTCGATGTCAACGAAATGGCAAAGGGCTTTAAGTTTTTCTCGATCGGAGCATTTGAGGTCAGTGACGATGGCAACGTTCTCGCGTATTCCACCGATACAACGGGTTACAGGCAATACACTTTGCAGTTCAAAGATCTGCGGACGGGCAAGACAATGCCTGAGAAGATCGAGCGCGTCACGTCGACCGAATGGTCGGCTGACGGCAAGTATTTCTTTTACGGGCAGGAAGACGCTGTCTCAAAGCGCAGCGACAAGATCTATCGGCACACCGTCGGCACGACCGACGCCGACACGCTCATTTACGAAGAGAAGGATGTCCTATTCAATTCCGGCATCGGCCGTTCGCGTGATAAAAAGATGATGTTCATCCAGTCCGGTGCGGCGACGATGACGGAATATCGCTATCTGCCCGCCGAAACGCCGCTCGGCGAATGGAAGATACTTAGCCCGCGTCGCCCCGATCACGAATACAGCGCCGATTATGACATGGGCGAGTTCTACATCGTGACCAACAAGGACGCGGAGAATTTTAAGGTGATGCGTGCACCGGCCGCCGATCCATCGGAGGCGAACTGGAAAGATTTTATCGCTCATGATCCGGCGGTCAAGATCGAGGGAATTAGCTTTTTCAAGGACTACGCCGTCGTTTCCGAGCTCGAGAACGGCCTCGAATATCTCAAGGTGATGGACCGCAAAACACGGCGTGCCAATATGCGTATTCCGACTCCCGAGAGCGTTTATGCAATGGGGCTCACCAATAACCCTGAATACGATACGCCGTATGTCCGATACAACTATTCATCAATGATCACGCCGAATTCGACCTTCGAATTCGACCTCAAGACGCGTCAAAGTGAACTCGTCAAACAGCAGGAAATTCCGAGCGGCCACAACAAAGACAATTACGAAACAACGCGCGTATGGGCGATCGCACGCGACGGCGTCAAGGTTCCGGTCTCGATCGTGATGAAAAAGGGCACAAAGCTCGACGGCAAGTCGCCGATGCTGCTTTATGCGTACGGTTCGTATGGTGCGTCGATGACGCCGAACTTTTCGACAGCAAGATTGTCGCTCGTTGATCGCGGCATGATCTACGCGATCGCTCATATCCGAGGCGGATCGGAATTAGGTGAAAAATGGCGGCAGGACGGCCGTATGTTCAAGAAGATGAACACGTTCCACGACTTCATTGATTCGGCAAAATGGCTCATCGCCAATAAATACACGTCGTCCGATCGCCTCGTTATCCAAGGCGGCTCGGCTGGCGGCCTGTTGATGGGCGTCGTCGTCAATCAATCGCCCGAGACGTTCAAGGCTGCGATCGCGCAGGTGCCGTTTGTTGACGTTATGAACACGATGCTCGACGACAGCCTGCCGCTTACAACCGGCGAATGGATCGAATGGGGTAACCCGAACGAGAAGAAAGCGTGGGATTATATGGTCACTTATTCGCCGTATGACAACGTCAAAAAGCAGGCTTACCCGAACATGCTCATCGAGATCTCGCTGAATGACAGCCAGGTCCCGTATTGGGAAGGCGCCAAGTGGGCGGCCAAACTCCGCGATATGAAGACCGACAAGAACGTCATCCTCCTGAAGACCAACATGGGGGCCGGCCACGGCGGAGCCTCAGGCCGCTACGACCGTCTGAAAGAGGTCGCGTTCGATTATGCGTATGCTCTGACACAGGTCGGAATTACAAAGTAG
- a CDS encoding type II toxin-antitoxin system HicB family antitoxin produces the protein MAGTYILSDYVARALAQAEYDKLEDGTFFGKIPSCKGVVAFGATLRECEAELHSTLEDWVLVGLKLGHQLPLLGSLNLNTMPVYEPLESV, from the coding sequence ATGGCAGGAACATATATCTTGAGCGATTATGTGGCGAGGGCGTTGGCCCAGGCCGAATACGACAAACTCGAAGATGGCACCTTTTTTGGGAAGATTCCGTCTTGCAAAGGTGTTGTTGCATTTGGTGCAACTCTGCGTGAATGCGAGGCCGAATTGCATTCGACCTTAGAAGATTGGGTATTGGTAGGGCTAAAACTCGGCCATCAACTGCCGCTACTAGGAAGCTTGAACCTGAATACAATGCCCGTGTATGAGCCATTGGAGTCCGTGTAA